The following proteins are co-located in the Doryrhamphus excisus isolate RoL2022-K1 chromosome 15, RoL_Dexc_1.0, whole genome shotgun sequence genome:
- the ankrd40 gene encoding ankyrin repeat domain-containing protein 40, with protein MSTTSLDKELQERLREASAIGDIDEVRTLVESGVNVNSQNEINGWTCLHWACKRNHKHIVSYLLSSGADKDILTAKDEMASQLTSKPEIKRLLGVEVEDLPEVKEPELPIIPNYLSNPQFIYSKMDNKTELLLSQHLAQNGSVEHTEGTDSNSAPLSPAQHRHMTQSLGSDDPPTNPIQTREFIPIAEQNGVTPSPVPPHNNHTVVNCTVPVDVSVEPHLVNHAVPHNGTVCSPPLASPSPGLACSGGGHVQAPVANANPSVSRQQSVPQQIGYSQPGGALPAFQPFFFTSTFPVNVQELVLKVRIQNPNARENDFIEVELDRQELTYRSLLRVCCRELDISAEHVEKIRKLPNTMLRKDKDVARLQDFQELEVVLEKSEGLAFFSGAGNLTDRPCYNMKASRLTY; from the exons ATGTCCACTACTTCATTGGATAAAGAACTACAGGAGCGACTGAGAGAGGCGTCTGCCATCGGGGATATTGACGAAGTGCGGACATTGGTGGAGAGTGGAGTAAACGTCAACTCCCAAAACGAAATAAATGGATG GACTTGCCTCCATTGGGCATGCAAGCGGAACCATAAGCACATAGTGTCGTACTTACTAAGTAGTGGCGCAGACAAAGACATCCTTACAGCTAAGGATGAGATGGCCTCGCAGCTCACATCCAAGCCGGAGATCAAACGACTTTTAGGAG TTGAAGTGGAGGACCTGCCTGAAGTCAAGGAGCCCGAGTTGCCAATCATCCCCAATTATTTGTCCAACCCGCAATTTATATACTCCAAGATGGATAACAAGACAGAGCTGCTCCTATCTCAGCACCTTGCACAAAACGGATCCGTGGAACACACTGAAGGCACAGACAGCAATTCGGCCCCTCTTTCTCCAGCCCAGCACCGTCACATGACACAGAGCCTGGGCTCTGATGACCCCCCGACCAACCCCATCCAGACCAGAGAATTTATTCCTATCGCCGAGCAAAACGGCGTGACGCCGAGCCCAGTGCCGCCTCACAACAACCACACAGTGGTAAACTGCACAGTTCCAGTGGATGTGTCGGTGGAGCCTCACCTCGTTAACCACGCCGTGCCGCACAACGGAACTGTGTGCTCGCCCCCGTTGGCCTCGCCCAGCCCAGGTTTGGCTTGCAGCGGCGGAGGTCACGTACAAGCTCCGGTGGCTAACGCTAACCCGAGCGTAAGCAGGCAGCAGTCGGTGCCGCAGCAGATCGGCTACAGTCAGCCGGGAGGGGCTTTGCCAGCATTCCAGCCGTTTTTCTTCACAAGCACTTTCCCTGTCAATGTGCAAG AGTTAGTACTGAAGGTGCGTATTCAGAATCCCAACGCGCGGGAGAACGACTTCATCGAAGTGGAGCTGGACCGCCAGGAACTGACGTATCGCTCGCTGCTGAGAGTGTGCTGCCGTGAATTGGACATCAGCGCCGAGCACGTGGAGAAGATCCGGAAGCTCCCAAACACGATGTTGAGAAAG GACAAAGATGTTGCCCGTCTGCAGGACTTCCAGGAGCTGGAGGTGGTCTTGGAGAAATCCGAGGGCCTGGCCTTCTTCTCCGGCGCGGGGAACTTAACCGACAGACCCTGCTACAACATGAAGGCCTCCCGCCTCACTTACTAG
- the luc7l3 gene encoding luc7-like protein 3 yields MLSAAQLLDELMGRDRNLAPDEKRSNVKWDDESVCRYYLCGFCPAELFTNTRSDLGPCEKIHDENLRKVYEKSSRFMKEGYERDFLRYLQSLLAEVERRIRRGHARLALSQAQQNSGQAPPPAGKNEEKAQVLTEKIEDLVVQIEELGSEGRVEEAQGMMKLVEQLKEEREQLSSNPSTIESFAAQEKQMEVCEVCGAFLIVGDAQSRVDDHLMGKQHMGYAKIKSTVEELKEKLRRRSEDPQGENPVVKKDREDREREREEREKKRKEEEEKEKEREKEREKERERDRERERDRDRDRDRRARRSNSNSRHSSRASDRKRSRSRDRRRSRSRDRDRRRSRSRDRDRDRRRSRDRSDRKRRSRSRDRRRSHSSERRAHRHRSRSRDRDRDRERDKERDRDRDRDRDKERSSKDKDRKSSEEKNSSSKKDKNSESDADAVKASTEAQPMETEAAAAAASPPLLNGQQELLHSEGDTQSN; encoded by the exons atgctttCCGCAGCCCAATTACTCGATGAGTTAATGGGCCGAGATAGAAATTTGGCCCCGGACGAGAAACGTTCTAACGTCAAATGGGACGACGAGAGC GTCTGTCGATACTATCTGTGTGGCTTCTGTCCAGCGGAGTTATTTACAAACACACGCTCAGATCTGG GCCCCTGTGAGAAAATTCATGATGAAAATCTTAGGAAAGT TTATGAGAAGAGCTCACGGTTCATGAAGGAGGGCTACGAGCGGGACTTCCTGCGCTATCTGCAGTCACTCTTGGCTGAGGTGGAACGGCGTATTCGCCGAGGGCACGCTCGCCTTGCTCTCTCTCAAGCTCAGCAAAATTCCggg CAAGCTCCTCCTCCGGCAGGAAAGAATGAGGAGAAGGCTCAGGTTCTAACAGAGAAGATTGAAGATTTAGTTGTGCAG ATTGAGGAGCTGGGCTCCGAGGGCCGTGTAGAGGAGGCTCAGGGCATGATGAAACTGGTAGAGCAGCTGAAGGAGGAGAGGGAGCAGCTCAGCTCAAACCCTTCT ACCATTGAGAGCTTTGCGGCCCAGGAGAAACAGATGGAGGTGTGTGAGGTGTGCGGGGCCTTCCTGATTGTGGGTGATGCGCAGTCTCGTGTGGATGACCACTTGATGGGAAAGCAGCATATGGGCTATGCTAAGATCAAATCCACCGTGGAGGAGCTAAAG GAGAAGCTTCGACGCCGCTCAGAGGACCCCCAAGGTGAAAACCCGGTCGTTAAGAAAGACAGAGAAGATCGCGAGCGTGAGAGGGAGGAGCGGGAGAAGAAGcggaaagaggaggaggaaaaggagaagGAGCGCGAGAAAGAGCGGGAGAAGGAGCGCGAGCGAGAcagggagagagagcgagacagGGACAGGGACCGGGACCGACGGGCACGCCGAAGCAATTCCAACAGCCGCCACTCCAGCCGAGCATCAGACAGGAAAAGGAGTCGCTCACGTGACCGCCGAAGGTCCAGGAGCAGAGACAGGGACCGTAGACGCAGCAG GAGCCGGGATAGAGACAGGGACAGGAGACGCAGCCGCGACCGCTCTGACCGGAAGCGCCGCTCCCGGAGCCGCGACAGGAGGAGGTCGCATAGCTCGGAGCGCAGAGCTCACCGCCACCGCAGCCGCAGTAGGGACCGCGACAGGGACAGGGAGAGAGATAAGGAGAGAGACAGGGATAGAGACAGAGATAGAGACAAAGAGCGGTCATCCAAGGACAAAG ACCGTAAGTCATCCGAGGAGAAGAACAGCAGCTCCAAGAAAGACAAGAACTCTGAGAGCGATGCAGATGCTGTCAAGGCTTCAACAGAAGCGCAGCCCATGGAGACAGAGGCTGCTGCTGCCGCGGCCTCCCCCCCTCTCCTTAACGGCCAGCAAGAGCTCCTCCATTCTGAAGGTGACACTCAGTCCAATTAA